One window of Nostoc sp. C052 genomic DNA carries:
- a CDS encoding ABC transporter permease encodes MAINRIFVLAKNVFQEVVRDRILYIIGFYALILAIAFRALPEFAATTEGKMFLDFGMAAMNAIGLIITIFIGTGLVNKEIEKRTILVLIAKPVSRSEIIVGKYLGLSAVLAVLIAIMTVIYLVFLQFGNIPHPTASILIAAIFLVLQLSLITALAITFGVFTASLLATILTFAVYLIGNITQDLVQLGRLSRNPGIEILTQGLFLILPDLSRLDLKNDAVYGLQALPDTTALILNAGYGLLYSAMLLAIAIFIFSQREF; translated from the coding sequence ATGGCTATTAACAGAATTTTTGTATTGGCAAAGAATGTCTTTCAGGAAGTGGTACGCGATCGCATCCTATATATTATTGGTTTTTATGCGCTAATACTCGCCATTGCCTTCCGCGCCCTTCCTGAATTTGCAGCTACGACTGAAGGCAAAATGTTTTTAGACTTTGGGATGGCAGCGATGAATGCCATCGGGTTAATTATTACGATATTTATTGGTACGGGACTAGTTAATAAAGAAATTGAAAAGCGCACTATCTTGGTGTTGATTGCTAAACCTGTCAGTCGCAGCGAAATTATCGTTGGCAAATACTTGGGTTTATCCGCAGTACTAGCTGTACTGATCGCTATAATGACAGTAATTTATCTGGTATTTCTACAATTTGGTAATATTCCTCATCCAACAGCGAGTATTCTAATTGCTGCAATTTTCTTAGTATTGCAGTTGTCATTAATCACTGCTCTGGCTATTACCTTTGGTGTTTTTACAGCTTCTCTGTTAGCGACTATTTTAACCTTTGCGGTATATTTAATCGGCAATATTACTCAAGATTTAGTACAACTTGGTCGTCTGAGTCGTAACCCTGGTATAGAAATTCTCACTCAAGGTTTATTTCTCATCTTGCCAGATTTATCGCGATTAGATTTGAAAAATGATGCAGTTTATGGTTTGCAAGCATTACCTGATACAACTGCACTGATTCTGAATGCTGGCTATGGCTTACTTTATAGTGCCATGTTGTTAGCGATCGCTATTTTTATCTTTTCACAACGCGAATTTTAG
- the fraC gene encoding filament integrity protein FraC yields MPENWMLPRIFPIGGILFDLLFVMIAIPIEAYVLHSRLKFDKKTSTFYAISINLFSSVIGWFIFFVSEPLLPIQVKSELINYMFFNTFKLPSTQTLIILTACIIFFATFLMKFFILRVLLLSLHEPVAKKEDKEEEETKISQRQQRLRMSSVNFQNTNLVTTILIANSLSYTAITIVLLFRSK; encoded by the coding sequence ATGCCTGAAAATTGGATGCTTCCGAGGATTTTTCCCATTGGTGGAATCTTGTTTGACCTTTTATTTGTAATGATTGCCATCCCCATCGAAGCTTATGTTTTACACTCTCGACTAAAATTTGACAAAAAAACCAGTACTTTTTATGCCATTTCTATTAATCTTTTTTCTAGTGTAATTGGTTGGTTCATATTTTTTGTATCTGAACCACTATTGCCGATACAGGTGAAATCAGAATTAATTAACTATATGTTTTTTAATACTTTTAAATTGCCAAGTACCCAAACTTTAATTATATTAACTGCCTGTATAATTTTCTTCGCTACTTTTTTGATGAAATTTTTTATTTTAAGAGTTTTGCTATTATCATTACATGAACCAGTTGCTAAAAAAGAGGACAAAGAAGAAGAAGAAACTAAAATATCTCAGAGGCAGCAAAGGCTTCGTATGAGCAGCGTTAACTTTCAAAATACCAATTTAGTTACTACTATATTAATAGCCAATTCTCTGAGCTATACTGCTATAACCATTGTCTTATTATTTCGTTCAAAATAG
- the fraD gene encoding septal junction protein FraD, whose protein sequence is MNTLFKDVFGVFKFAEGLYAGIRKILVPPKAYSWQTFIYMSVFSWGLSYFATGYIKDIIAFFGWLFLIAGTAWYTTEDPLRVPGTFMPVGAVITGFLVSVFAFGNQQDVITARTIVFWPTLSALITAIPEFIEGNDTDAKARIPKPQDRQRIIILVASSMLLSCWIQFHFVMDNWLQQYPSLQADTFRRSTFVVRTEEPVKIPRNGAIILEKLQPIVEEEIAKRPWSEVEKWLIPQKDREHRVVTLGREVIQKNLGKYEERKLWRVEPRVDNNKSGYILDLLSIWTGPSSNPRGYYLKKSCRIKQLPATSDSGNKITVADIECDVASKLIPGSPLPQL, encoded by the coding sequence ATGAATACGCTATTTAAAGATGTATTTGGGGTTTTTAAATTTGCGGAAGGGCTTTATGCGGGAATTAGAAAAATATTAGTTCCACCGAAAGCTTATTCTTGGCAGACATTTATTTATATGAGTGTTTTTTCTTGGGGACTCTCATATTTTGCCACAGGTTATATTAAAGATATCATTGCCTTTTTTGGTTGGTTATTTTTAATTGCTGGTACAGCTTGGTATACAACCGAAGATCCTTTAAGGGTTCCTGGTACTTTTATGCCAGTCGGTGCAGTCATCACTGGATTCTTAGTGAGTGTTTTTGCTTTTGGAAATCAACAGGATGTAATTACAGCAAGAACCATCGTTTTTTGGCCGACACTTTCAGCACTAATTACGGCAATACCAGAATTTATCGAAGGAAATGACACCGACGCCAAAGCTCGAATTCCTAAACCACAAGACCGCCAAAGAATCATAATTTTAGTTGCTAGTAGTATGCTGCTAAGTTGTTGGATTCAGTTTCATTTTGTGATGGATAATTGGTTACAGCAATATCCTAGTTTGCAGGCAGATACTTTTAGACGTAGTACCTTTGTTGTCAGAACAGAAGAACCAGTAAAAATCCCACGAAACGGCGCTATAATTCTAGAGAAACTTCAACCAATAGTAGAAGAAGAAATAGCTAAAAGACCTTGGTCAGAAGTAGAGAAATGGCTGATTCCTCAGAAAGATCGGGAACATCGCGTAGTCACTCTGGGTAGGGAAGTAATTCAAAAAAACCTGGGTAAATATGAAGAGAGGAAACTATGGCGTGTTGAACCGCGTGTAGATAATAATAAGTCTGGATATATATTAGATTTACTAAGTATTTGGACAGGCCCAAGTTCTAACCCACGAGGCTATTACTTGAAAAAATCTTGTCGGATTAAACAACTTCCAGCAACTAGCGATTCTGGCAATAAGATTACAGTTGCAGACATCGAATGCGATGTCGCCAGTAAATTGATTCCTGGTTCACCACTTCCGCAACTGTGA